The Bacteroides sp. AN502(2024) DNA segment ATGGCGGAAGGCCGCCTGGGTGAACTGACTTCGGTGGGAGCGCGCCAACACAGAGGAATTGCAAAGCGTATGTATACTAATTTCCCACAGATATTTGTTGATGGAACAGAAGTGGATGCCCGTTCCACAGTTGTCATCCGGTGTATATTATCCATGACATCCGAATGTCTTCAATTGCAAGCGATGAATCCTAATCTACGTATCAAGAATGATGCAAGTTACCATGATATGTATTACATGAACCCTCCTGCTAAGAAGTTGAGCAAAATAGCTGGTTCCGATAAAGTAAAAAAGGTTCGGAAAGATTTTGAAGCTATCCATGTGCGTCCGGAACGGTTGATGAAAACATTGTTTACAGACGAAGCGTATGTAAAAGCCAATGTTGATGAAGCACGTTTGATGAGACGTCTTTTTGATTTGGCTTGTAATATGCAGAGTCATGATACGGATATGCAGTTATATTCTCTTTTCACAGATGAAGAGTGTTATGATTTATGGAGTTGTAACAACTTGTATTGGTATCTGACACACGCTTGCTCTCCTGTTACGGATGGGCTGATGCCTTATCGAGAAGCCGATTTGTTACGTAATATTTTGGACAGGGCAGATGCTGCTTTGAAAGAAGGTAAGAATCAGGCCACTTTAAGATTTGGTCATGAGTCTTGTCTGTTGCCGTTGGTTGCTTTATTGGAGCTTAATCATTATGGAGAATCTTACTCTGATGTCGAAAAGTTATCCGAACAATGGAGAGCGTATGATATTTTCCCGATGGCTAGTAACGTACAATTCGTCTTTTTCCGTAAAAAAGGCAGTAACGATATATTGGTAAAAGTATTACTTAATGAAAAGGAAACCAAACTACCGATGAGAACAGACGTGGCTCCTTATTACCACTGGAAAGATGTAGAAAGCTACTATCGTGAAAAATTAGATAAATATCAGCATCTGTAATGTGACATTGACCTAACATTATTATATTTACCAT contains these protein-coding regions:
- a CDS encoding histidine-type phosphatase, which codes for MKKLTSILLLLLFVWTVQAQTAREEIRANRYLSANNYYAYPTPTAKQTAPPKGYEPFYISTYMRHGSRFLIDPNDYRFPKQTLLKADSLNKLTSTGKNTLDIVLRMADMAEGRLGELTSVGARQHRGIAKRMYTNFPQIFVDGTEVDARSTVVIRCILSMTSECLQLQAMNPNLRIKNDASYHDMYYMNPPAKKLSKIAGSDKVKKVRKDFEAIHVRPERLMKTLFTDEAYVKANVDEARLMRRLFDLACNMQSHDTDMQLYSLFTDEECYDLWSCNNLYWYLTHACSPVTDGLMPYREADLLRNILDRADAALKEGKNQATLRFGHESCLLPLVALLELNHYGESYSDVEKLSEQWRAYDIFPMASNVQFVFFRKKGSNDILVKVLLNEKETKLPMRTDVAPYYHWKDVESYYREKLDKYQHL